From Nerophis lumbriciformis linkage group LG09, RoL_Nlum_v2.1, whole genome shotgun sequence, one genomic window encodes:
- the ppme1 gene encoding protein phosphatase methylesterase 1, with translation MEKQLHLNLLASRPPMPGSFQSSSKMKMGPGRKRDFSPLSWSQYFETMEDVEVENENGKDVFRIYCSGAHGPVLLLLHGGGHSALSWAVFTAVIYSRINCRVVAMDLRAHGDSKVKHSEDLSADTMAKDIGKVVEALYGDNPPPIMIIGHSMGGAIAVHTAAANHIPSLLGLCVIDVVEGTAMDALNSMQNFLRSRPKMFKSLENAIEWSVKSGQIRNMESARVSMGGQVKKCEESSSSPGVSNSIGEALIEEEEDEEGEEESNKKRMKEDDQETKKESIFTWRVDLAKTEKYWEGWFKGLSALFLTCPVPKLLLLAGVDRLDKDLTIGQMQGKFQMQVLPQCGHAVHEDAPEKVADALAAFMVRHKFTDFKEGFMC, from the exons ATGGAGAAGCAGTTGCATTTGAACCTGTTAGCTTCCAGACCTCCTATGCCAGGGAGCTTCCAGTCCAGCTCCAAAATGAAGATGGG GCCAGGACGAAAGAGAGACTTCAGCCCATTGTCGTGGAGCCAGTATTTTGAAACCATGGAGGATGTGGAAGTGGAGAATGAAAACGGCAAAG ACGTTTTCAGAATCTACTGCAGTGGTGCTCATGGTCccgtgctgctgctgctgcatggAGGAGGACACTCTGCTCTCTCCTGGGCCGTTTTCACT GCGGTCATATACAGCAGGATCAACTGCAGGGTGGTGGCTATGGACCTTCGAGCTCATG GCGACTCCAAAGTGAAACATTCAGAAGATCTCTCTGCAGACACTATGGCCAA GGACATTGGTAAAGTGGTAGAGGCTCTCTATGGAGATAACCCACCACCAATCATGATCATTGGGCACAGCATGGGTGGAGCCATAGCGGTTCACACGGCTGCTGCCAATCATATACCATCGCTGCTGGGCCTGTGTGTCATCGATGTTGTTGAGG GCACAGCAATGGATGCTCTGAACAGTATGCAGAATTTCCTAAGGAGTAGGCCAAAGATGTTTAAGTCTCTGGAAAATGCCATCGAGTGGAG TGTAAAGAGTGGCCAGATCAGAAACATGGAGTCAGCACGCGTGTCAATGGGAGGCCAAGTGAAAAA ATGTGAGGAGTCCAGCAGCAGCCCTGGAGTCTCCAACAGCATTGGTGAAGCTTTAATAGAAGAAGAGGAAGATGAAGAAGGCGAAGAAGAGTCCAACAAGAAAAGAATGAAGGAAGACGACCAAGAG ACAAAAAAGGAAAGCATCTTCACGTGGCGAGTTGATTTAGCAAAGACAGAAAAGTACTGGGAGGGCTGGTTTAAAGGCTTGTCTGCACTATTTCTCACCTGCCCTGTGCCAAAGCTGCTCCTGCTCGCAG gtgtggaccggcttgATAAAGACCTTACGATCGGACAGATGCAAG GAAAGTTTCAGATGCAGGTCCTCCCTCAGTGTGGTCATGCTGTCCATGAGGACGCACCTGAAAAA GTAGCAGATGCTCTAGCAGCATTTATGGTCCGGCACAAGTTCACTGACTTTAAAGAAGGATTCATGTG CTAA